A genomic window from Leeia speluncae includes:
- a CDS encoding glycine zipper 2TM domain-containing protein, translating into MKHVSPLSILMSAMLASSLLLTGCTTSKSGDVYSRNSARSIQTVETGVVKSVRQVKLEGTNSGVGTFGGAVVGGIAGSHVGGGDGRIVGGVVGSILGGIVGNSIEKNTTQSNGLEITILLDNGRTIAVVQEGNDDIRPGDRVNVLSGNGESRVTRN; encoded by the coding sequence ATGAAACACGTAAGCCCTCTCTCTATTTTAATGAGCGCAATGCTAGCAAGCAGCCTTTTGCTAACCGGTTGTACCACCAGCAAATCGGGCGATGTGTATAGCCGCAATAGTGCAAGAAGCATTCAAACGGTGGAGACGGGTGTTGTAAAAAGTGTGCGCCAAGTAAAACTAGAAGGCACCAACTCTGGTGTCGGTACGTTTGGAGGTGCAGTGGTTGGTGGGATTGCTGGCAGCCATGTTGGCGGCGGTGACGGCCGAATTGTCGGCGGTGTAGTGGGATCGATTCTGGGTGGGATTGTAGGAAACTCGATCGAGAAAAACACCACCCAATCAAACGGGCTAGAAATTACCATTTTACTAGACAATGGTCGTACCATTGCGGTAGTACAAGAAGGTAATGACGATATTCGCCCAGGGGATCGCGTCAATGTACTCAGTGGTAATGGCGAAAGCAGAGTAACGCGTAACTAA
- the fmt gene encoding methionyl-tRNA formyltransferase: MRIIFAGTPVFAEVALKALIDAGHEIVLVLTQPDRPAGRGMKLTPSPVKVCALAHQIDVWQPLSLKDETIQQQLAALNADVMVVAAYGLILPQLVLDIPKHGCLNIHASLLPRWRGAAPIHRAIESGDAATGITIMQMEAGLDTGPMLSIYETAITDQDTTALLHDRLAEIGGKAIVETLPKWVNGEIHPTVQPAEGVTYAAKIDKAEALIDWSHDASVLARKIRALNPAPGAATKLAGELLKIWLAEPTEMALAAGRVQLDGNDVFVGCGKGALRLVEVQKAGSKRAPAAALVAGQQLVNGLQLGD, translated from the coding sequence ATGCGAATTATTTTTGCAGGAACCCCTGTCTTTGCTGAAGTCGCCTTAAAAGCCTTGATTGATGCGGGACATGAAATTGTATTGGTTTTGACACAACCAGACCGACCTGCAGGTCGTGGCATGAAGCTAACGCCTAGTCCAGTAAAAGTGTGTGCATTAGCACATCAGATTGACGTATGGCAGCCATTGTCTCTAAAAGACGAAACCATCCAGCAGCAACTGGCCGCGCTAAATGCTGATGTGATGGTGGTTGCGGCGTATGGCTTAATTTTGCCGCAACTGGTGTTAGATATTCCTAAACATGGTTGCTTGAATATTCACGCTTCTCTATTGCCAAGATGGCGCGGTGCTGCGCCTATTCACCGCGCGATTGAGTCAGGCGATGCAGCGACTGGTATCACCATCATGCAAATGGAAGCTGGGCTAGATACTGGCCCAATGCTGTCTATTTATGAAACAGCCATCACAGATCAAGACACAACCGCACTGCTGCATGATCGTTTGGCTGAAATTGGTGGCAAAGCGATTGTGGAAACGCTGCCGAAATGGGTGAATGGTGAGATTCATCCAACTGTTCAGCCTGCTGAGGGGGTAACCTATGCTGCTAAAATTGATAAAGCAGAAGCGCTAATAGATTGGTCGCACGATGCTTCGGTGTTAGCCCGGAAAATTCGTGCATTAAACCCCGCACCTGGGGCTGCAACGAAGCTAGCGGGTGAATTATTAAAAATTTGGTTGGCCGAACCCACTGAAATGGCGCTTGCAGCTGGCCGTGTTCAACTAGATGGCAATGATGTATTCGTGGGGTGCGGTAAGGGTGCGTTACGGCTAGTAGAGGTGCAAAAGGCCGGTAGTAAGCGAGCGCCAGCGGCAGCCTTAGTGGCTGGTCAACAGTTGGTGAATGGTCTTCAATTAGGTGATTGA
- the rng gene encoding ribonuclease G, translated as MNQEILINVTPQETRVAVMEDGIVQELHIEREAQRGLVGNIYLGQVRRVLPGMQSAFIEIGLERAAFLHIADLFEQRHHPDPDLRIEKLLHEGQTVLVQVIKDPIGTKGARLSTQISLAGRYLVLLPQEHHIGISQRIGNDSEREHLKERLTNLLPSNNQHGYILRTSAETATDEELKSDITYLQKIWESIQESSRKSASKTLLFQDLSMPLRVLRDFVNPETKVIRVDSRETFVKMQDFAEQFVTGVLERISHYAGERPVFETYGVEAEIERALSRRVNLKFGGYLIIDQTEAMTTIDVNTGGFVGTRNFDDTIFKTNLEATLAIARQLRLRNLGGMILIDFIDMESEEHRETVLGELTKAMSRDRTRVTINGFTNLGLVELTRKRTRESLAHILCEPCPTCQGRGQIKTAQTICYEILREVVREARQYNAKEYRVLASQAVIELFLDEESQSLAQLADFIGKPIRLQVETQYGQEQYDVVIS; from the coding sequence ATGAACCAGGAAATTCTGATCAACGTTACGCCGCAGGAAACGCGCGTCGCAGTCATGGAAGATGGCATCGTCCAAGAATTACATATTGAACGCGAAGCGCAACGTGGTTTAGTCGGTAACATTTATCTAGGACAAGTTCGACGAGTCCTGCCAGGCATGCAATCTGCATTCATCGAGATTGGCTTAGAAAGAGCCGCTTTTCTTCATATTGCTGATCTATTTGAACAACGCCACCACCCAGACCCTGACCTTCGGATTGAAAAGCTACTTCACGAAGGACAAACGGTGCTTGTCCAAGTGATTAAAGACCCCATTGGTACAAAAGGGGCAAGACTCTCGACGCAAATTTCATTAGCGGGTCGTTACCTAGTCTTGTTGCCGCAAGAGCATCATATTGGCATCTCTCAGCGCATTGGCAACGATAGTGAACGAGAGCACCTAAAAGAACGCCTCACCAATTTGCTACCAAGCAATAATCAGCATGGTTATATTTTACGTACGAGCGCAGAAACTGCGACCGATGAAGAATTAAAATCAGATATTACTTATCTGCAAAAGATCTGGGAAAGCATCCAAGAATCTTCCCGAAAATCTGCCAGCAAAACCTTATTGTTCCAAGATCTTTCTATGCCATTACGGGTATTACGTGATTTTGTGAACCCAGAAACCAAAGTTATCCGCGTCGACTCGCGCGAGACTTTTGTAAAGATGCAAGACTTTGCCGAGCAGTTTGTCACCGGCGTGTTGGAAAGAATCAGCCACTATGCAGGGGAAAGACCTGTTTTCGAAACTTATGGCGTTGAAGCGGAAATTGAAAGAGCGTTGTCTCGACGCGTCAACCTGAAGTTTGGCGGTTACCTCATCATCGACCAAACCGAGGCAATGACGACGATTGACGTCAACACCGGTGGTTTTGTTGGCACACGCAATTTTGATGACACTATCTTCAAGACAAACTTGGAAGCCACGCTAGCGATTGCCCGCCAATTACGTCTAAGAAACTTAGGTGGCATGATCTTAATTGACTTTATCGATATGGAAAGCGAAGAGCACCGTGAAACCGTGCTGGGGGAACTGACCAAAGCGATGTCTAGGGATCGTACGCGTGTCACAATTAATGGGTTTACTAACCTAGGCTTAGTTGAATTAACACGTAAACGGACGCGTGAAAGCCTCGCACACATTCTTTGTGAGCCCTGCCCAACCTGCCAAGGCAGAGGTCAAATTAAAACGGCCCAAACCATCTGTTACGAGATTTTGCGTGAAGTAGTGAGAGAAGCACGACAATACAATGCAAAAGAGTATCGTGTGCTTGCGTCCCAAGCGGTGATTGAACTCTTTTTGGATGAAGAGTCTCAAAGCTTGGCACAATTGGCCGACTTTATTGGTAAGCCAATTCGTCTGCAAGTAGAAACGCAATATGGGCAAGAACAATACGACGTGGTGATTTCATGA
- a CDS encoding Maf family protein — MSSKPAIFLASNSPRRRELLTQIGVPFTAFAPDIDETPFESESAADYVIRMAKEKAEAGWRMRNVTGENHSLLLAADTSVVANGNILGKPIDAADAMAMLSNYSGQSHEVMTAVAVTNGKQTVVENVVTSVYFRHLSETEIRQYIESGEPFDKAGGYGIQGLAALFVSHLEGSYTGVMGLPLFETGQLLAQFGYPIL, encoded by the coding sequence CCAAGACGACGTGAGTTGCTTACTCAAATTGGCGTACCTTTCACCGCATTTGCACCCGATATTGATGAAACGCCTTTCGAGTCTGAAAGTGCGGCAGACTACGTGATTCGCATGGCGAAAGAAAAAGCAGAAGCAGGCTGGCGCATGCGAAATGTCACCGGGGAGAATCATAGTTTGTTACTTGCAGCAGACACGAGTGTCGTTGCCAATGGCAATATTCTAGGCAAACCCATCGATGCGGCGGATGCAATGGCCATGCTGAGCAATTATAGCGGCCAGTCTCATGAAGTCATGACAGCAGTTGCCGTTACAAATGGCAAACAAACTGTCGTCGAAAATGTAGTGACATCCGTTTATTTCAGGCATTTATCTGAAACAGAAATACGGCAGTATATTGAAAGTGGGGAACCGTTTGATAAAGCGGGAGGCTATGGCATTCAAGGCTTAGCCGCACTATTTGTTTCTCACTTAGAAGGCAGTTATACAGGGGTGATGGGCTTACCCTTATTTGAAACCGGTCAATTACTAGCGCAATTTGGGTATCCAATCTTATGA
- the def gene encoding peptide deformylase produces the protein MALLNILHYPDERLHTVAAPVKEVNDEIRKIIDDMLETMYEANGIGLAATQVNIHQRIVVIDVSEDHSAPMVFINPKLTAKTGERVYEEGCLSVPGIYDKVTRADTVKVEALDKNGKTFHIDADEILSICIQHEIDHLDGKVFVEHLSRLKQDRILKKLKKQQQKNL, from the coding sequence ATGGCCTTACTGAATATTCTTCACTATCCAGATGAACGTTTACATACCGTGGCAGCACCTGTCAAAGAGGTAAACGATGAGATCCGAAAAATTATTGATGACATGTTAGAGACGATGTACGAAGCCAATGGGATTGGCTTAGCTGCAACGCAAGTCAACATTCATCAGCGCATTGTGGTGATTGATGTGAGTGAAGATCACTCTGCCCCCATGGTGTTTATCAACCCGAAACTGACGGCGAAAACCGGTGAGCGGGTATATGAAGAAGGCTGCCTTTCGGTGCCCGGAATCTACGATAAAGTCACTAGGGCTGACACAGTAAAAGTGGAAGCATTAGATAAAAACGGTAAAACCTTTCATATCGATGCGGACGAAATTTTGTCGATTTGCATTCAACATGAAATCGATCACTTAGACGGCAAAGTGTTTGTCGAACATTTATCTCGTCTAAAGCAGGATCGCATCTTAAAGAAACTGAAGAAACAGCAGCAAAAAAATCTGTAA
- the htpX gene encoding zinc metalloprotease HtpX: MIGNWFKTTLLMAAITALFGVIGLSLGGATGLIIALLFAGGMNFWAYWFSDQAVLRMYNAREVDAHSAPQFYGMVAELAQRAGLPMPRVYIIDEAQPNAFATGRNPANAAVAATTGIMRLLSERELRGVMAHELAHVKHRDTLISTLSASVAGAISAIANFAMFFTGGSRDDERSVNPIVAILIMIFAPLAATLIQMAISRAREYEADRGGAEISGDPVALANALQKIEHYAQGYQMPAAEQHPETAQMMIINPLSGSGITGLFRTHPETSERVSRLMQMAGRY; encoded by the coding sequence ATGATTGGAAATTGGTTCAAGACGACATTACTGATGGCAGCTATCACCGCCTTATTCGGTGTCATTGGACTGTCACTCGGTGGAGCAACTGGTCTCATCATTGCTTTACTATTTGCGGGTGGGATGAACTTCTGGGCCTATTGGTTTTCAGACCAAGCGGTATTGCGGATGTACAATGCGCGCGAAGTTGACGCACATTCAGCCCCTCAGTTTTATGGAATGGTTGCCGAACTTGCGCAACGCGCAGGCTTGCCAATGCCTAGGGTGTACATCATTGACGAAGCGCAGCCTAATGCATTTGCAACCGGTCGAAACCCTGCGAATGCTGCCGTCGCAGCAACAACCGGTATTATGCGTTTGTTGTCTGAGCGCGAATTGCGCGGGGTAATGGCACATGAACTAGCGCACGTGAAGCATAGAGACACCTTAATTTCTACATTAAGCGCATCAGTCGCAGGTGCTATCAGCGCGATTGCTAACTTTGCCATGTTCTTCACCGGCGGTTCTCGTGATGACGAGCGCAGTGTAAATCCGATTGTAGCGATTCTGATTATGATTTTTGCGCCGCTAGCAGCAACGCTAATTCAAATGGCGATTTCACGTGCAAGAGAGTACGAGGCAGATCGCGGTGGTGCAGAAATTAGCGGTGACCCAGTCGCATTAGCTAATGCATTACAAAAAATTGAGCATTATGCGCAAGGTTATCAGATGCCGGCTGCAGAACAACACCCGGAAACTGCGCAGATGATGATTATCAATCCATTGTCGGGTAGCGGCATTACGGGCTTATTTAGAACTCACCCAGAGACCAGTGAGCGCGTTTCTCGCTTGATGCAGATGGCCGGGCGGTATTAA
- a CDS encoding diacylglycerol kinase, translating into MKPGKTGLTRLIHAFGYSVDGLKAGWQREAAIRQEIIALIILLPLGIWLPVGIPVKLALLASTLAVLVVELLNSAVEAVVDLASPDRHDLAKLAKDLGSAAVLMTLIVAIAVWSYAVWLAFGTH; encoded by the coding sequence ATGAAACCCGGAAAAACCGGCCTTACCCGATTAATTCATGCATTTGGTTATTCTGTTGATGGTTTAAAAGCCGGCTGGCAGCGTGAAGCAGCCATTCGCCAAGAAATTATCGCACTTATAATTCTTTTACCTTTAGGTATCTGGTTACCAGTCGGTATTCCCGTTAAACTGGCTTTATTAGCTTCGACACTAGCAGTGTTAGTGGTTGAGTTACTTAACTCTGCCGTAGAAGCGGTGGTCGACTTAGCCTCACCCGACCGACATGATTTAGCAAAACTAGCCAAAGATTTAGGCAGTGCCGCCGTTTTGATGACACTCATTGTGGCGATAGCGGTTTGGTCCTATGCAGTTTGGCTGGCTTTTGGTACACATTAG